The Alicyclobacillus vulcanalis DNA window GGTGAAGTACGTGCTTCGTGAGCTGGCGCGGCTTCCGCACACCATTGCGTGACGGCTTGGCGCAGTGAGGTCCCCTACGACAACTTGACACGCACGTGGCTCATCCCTCTCTTGAAACCTCAGAGCCATTGCGATATACCTCTAGAGTACCTTGCAAACCACCTGTCTTTCTTACCCGTCATCTCGACAAGAGAGGTTCGCCGCATGATCCGCACTTGCATCTTGTATCGCCTATCCCTTCCACTCAAAATTCCGATGCGCACCGCCCATGGAGACGTCCGCGAGAAGCAGGCCATCCTCGTCCAACTTGTGGATTGTGACGGGATCGAAGGCTGGGCGGAATGTGTGGCGCTCCCGGAACCCACGTATACGGAAGAATGTACAGACACGGCTTGGACCGTGCTTGTCCATCATCTCGTACCGCGCTTGGCGAGGTGGGTTCGGTCGCTTGGCCGTGACATCGATCCGCAACACGTGTACGAATCATTTCGCGACGTCCGCGGCAACGCCATGAGCGTCGCCGCACTGGAAATGGCACTTTGGGACTGGTACGCCGCACGCACGAATCAGCCGCTCGCGAAGCTGCTCGGTGCCGCGCGCGACCGCGTGGAGGTGGGCGCGACCATCGGAATCATGGATTCGGATGATGCGCTCATTCAATCCGTCGATGCGGCTGTGGAGCAAGGATTCCGACGAATCAAGCTCAAGATTGCGCCGGGACGCGATCGCGACATGATTGAAGCGGTGCGAAGGCGGTATCCAGACCTGCCCATGGCTGTGGATGCAAACGGCAGCTACGCTCAAACGGATGCGCCACTTCTGCAGGCGTTGGACGCGTATCATCTTCAGTTTATCGAGCAGCCGTTTCCGGACGACGACTGGTTCGATCTCGCCGAACTGCAGGCTTCGCTCCAGACGCCCCTTTGCCTGGACGAAAGCGTCCGCTCCGCGCGCGAGGTGAAACTCGCTGTACGGCTGGGTGCGGGGCGCGTCTTGAATTTGAAGGCAGGTCGGCTCGGCGGCTTCGGCAGGCTGCTTCGCGTCCTGCGTGCGTCGACCTTGGCTGGAATGAGCGCCTGGGTGGGAGGCATGTACGAGACCGGCGTCGGCCGGGCGCACGGGCTCATCGCGGCGGCGCTCCCTGGCATGCGGTATCCCACGGATCTCGGACCTGCAGACCGGTACTTTGAAGAGGACGTGCTCCGCGAACCCATCTCCTTCGCGGAACCCGGGACCATCCGCGTGCCAGACTGGGCTGGGCTGTCGGATCACGTCGATCGCGACGCCGTCGAGCGCTTCTGCACGGCTACCTGGAAAGCATCTTTTGCGGACTTCTGAAGCAAGTTCGCATGTTGGACACGATTTGCCAACAGGAATTTTGGCGCTGCGTGTCGAAGTGGGTCAGTATGTGTCTGGGGTCGAATGTGCGTCGGGGCAACCGTCGGATGAATACAGACGAGAGAAGAACACGGTCACTACATCATGGGATGAGGGGTAGATCCGCACAGTGATTGAAATGCAGGACGTCTGGAAGGAGTATCCCAACGGGACCCAGGCCCTGAACGGCATTTCGGTTCGCATTCAGAAGGGTGAATTCGTCTACATCGTCGGTCCGAGTGGCGCCGGGAAGTCCACCTTTATCAAGCTCATGTATCGCGAGGAACGACCCACGCGGGGCCACATCTTTATCAATGGCTTTAACATTGAAAAGTTGAAGGATCGCAAAATCCCCTTGTTGCGCCGAACCATCGGCGTAGTCTTTCAGGATTTTAAGTTGCTTCCAAAGCTCACGGCAGCGGAAAACGTGGCGTTCGCGCTGGAGGTTATCGGTGCGCCGCCGAAGTACATCCGCAAACGGGTCAAAGAAGTGCTCGAGCAGGTGGGCCTGGAAGACAAGATGAACATGTATCCTCACCAGTTGTCGGGCGGCGAACAGCAACGCGTGGCCGTTGCGAGATCGCTCGCCAACAATCCAGCGGTTGTCATCGCGGACGAGCCCACGGGCAATCTGGACCCAGAGACATCGTGGGACGTGATGCGCCTTTTTCAGCGGATCAACGATCTCGGCACCACGATCGTGATGGCGACGCATAACCGCGAAATCGTCAACACCATGCGCAGGCGCGTTATCGCGATTGAGAACGGCGTGATCGTGCGAGACGAGGAGAAAGGGTATTACGGCTATGATGACTAGGTGGATTCGGCACGTACGCGAAGGTATCAAGAATGTCGTGCGCAACGGGTGGATGTCGTTTGCGGCCCTCAGCGCCGTGGTTGTAACCTTAGCCGTGCTCGGTTTCTCACTGATTCTCACGTTCAACGTGCAACAGATGTCGAACAGTGTCACGGGACAGCTGGAGTTCAGTGCGTTCCTCAATGTGAACGCGTCAGAGCAACAGGGCAAAGTGGTGGCGCAGGAGATTCGCGAGCTTCCGGGTGTGGCGTCCGTACAGGTGATCTCGAAAAATGAAGGGCTGCAGCAAATGAAGCAGGAGTTGGGGCAGGAACTGAGCGACGTGCTGAACGCGTTCAAGCAAAATCCGTTGCCCATCCAAATTGTTGTCAAGCCGCAGGACCCACATCAGATTGACCGGCTCGCGAAGGAGGTCAGTGAAATCCCAGGTGTCGCGGCTGTGCGTGATCCTCACAAGCTCGCCGCGGCCATCTTCCGCACGCTGGCCGTCGTGAGAGACGTGGGCATCGTGTTCGTGGTGGGGCTGATTGTGACGTCGATGTTCCTCATCTCGAACACGATTCGAATGACCATCTTTCACCGGCGGCGCGAGATCGAAATTATGAAACTCGTGGGCGCCACAAACTGGTTCATCCGTTGGCCGTTCATCATCGAGGGGATGATCATTGGCCTGGTGGGCAGTGCAATCCCCGTGGCGCTTCTCGTGTATGGGTACCGCTCGCTCTATGTGAAGGCCAAGGGCGTGTTCAGCGGGCTCGCGTTCCCGCTGGTCCAGGCGAGTCAGATTGAGGTGAAGCTCGCGGTCATCCTGATCGCCATGGGGCTTCTGATCGGCATGTGGGGAGGCGTCATCACGGTTCGGCGCTTTCTACGCGTGTAAGATGCCTGACATTGCGGGCAGCAGAAAGGGATACCGTCCATGCATGTGATGGCGAATGGCTGGTGGGCGTTGGTCGGCCTTTTGATCCTCAGCTTCGTGCTCAACCCGTATCACTATCTTGCGACAGGTTTCGTCATTTGGGACCTAGTGCGAAACGTGCGGCGAGAGCGCATGTGGTTTGGCGTTCGCGTCACGCGGATCGGCAAGACGCTGTTGCTGCGCTACGCCAGGGCATGCGCCGTGGGACTTGTGGCGAGCCTCGCGTTACTTGCGGCGGGTGTGGAGGTCACTTGGCCGTCCGTCGTGTATGTGTGTGTCGTGTCGATTTTGCTCGGCGTGATCCGATCTCGCCTGGCCGCCGCCCCCATCGCCATCGCCGTCTCGGTCGTGTTGTCGTCGCTCTTGCGCCTCTATCACGGGGCGATTCCCGGCAATTGGGCGCCTCTTTGGCAGGCCGTGGCGGAGATGCCTCGGGCGAGTTGGCTCGCCGTGGGTGCCGCCGCGGTTTTGGCGGAGGCGGTTCTGAGCCTGTGGGGAATCCGCGACGCCATTCTCCCTGCCCTCGTGACGTCCCGGCGAGGTCGCCGGATGGGTGCGATGAAGCTGCAGTTGGGTTACGTCGTCCCCGTCGCGGTTTGGATCCAACCCTTCGCCCGGCCGCATCTCGCGTTCTCGCCCGGGTGGCATCCTTGGCACATCGCGGCGGGGCAGCCGTTAGCGTGGTTTGCGATACCACTTGCTTTAGGATGGCATGCCCTATTGACGTCGGTCAAAGTGGAGCGCGCTTTGCACTACTTGCGGTGGCTTGACGTCGCGCGCGGTGTCATCTTGATCGCAGGCTTCGTGGGCGCCCGGATGTGGCGGGCGGAGAGCGCGCTCTACGCGGCCGTCGCCCTCGTCGCGCTGACCGAGATCTACAGGTTCGCGCTGGCGCGCATGGACCGGAATCGCGAGCCCCGCTTTGCGCCGGATTCTGGGGGGCTTCGCGTGCTGTACGTCATCCGCGGTTCGCTCGCGGAGCGGCTCGGCATCAAGCCAGGAGAACTGATTAGCCACGTCAATCAGGCGCCTGTGCGCACGGAGTACGACTTTCACTTCGCGCTGGAACAAAATCCGGCCTACGCCCGCTTTCAGCTGACGGACGATCGCGGCGAGCCCCGGCTGGTGTCGAGCCCCGTTTACGAGGGAGAACGGCATCATCTCGGCATCATCTTTGTTCTTCCAGGAGACGAGCCTGTGCTCAGGTTGAAGCGTCCGTTCGGATTTCTCGAAACGCTCTATCTGCGCGTGCAGGGCGACGTCAGGCGCGGTTCTCCATCTTCTCGTTCGTAGGGAGGCGGTCGCATGGATCTCGCAACGGTACTCGGATTGCTGCTCGGCATCGGCGGACTCCTCGGGGGGTACATCCTCGACAAGGGAAGCATCGCTGCACTTATCCAGCCTTCGGCGATGATGATCGTTTTTGGCGGCACGCTCGGTGCGACGATGCTATCGAGTCCGTTAAAGGTGTTTCTGTCGTTGCCGAAGTACCTGCGAATCGCCTTCTTTGCGCCGAAGCGTGACCCGCGTGCGCAGATCGACCAACTGGTCGATCTCGCCGTGATGGCCCGCCGCGAAGGGATTCTCGCGCTGGAGGACCACGTCAACTCGTTCGACGACGCGTTTATGCGCAACGGCGTGCGGCTCATCGTCGACGGGATCGACCCAGAGCTGGTCAAGGATATGCTGCAGACCGAACTCGCCCACATTGAGGAACGCCACGAGGTCGGCATCAACATGTTCGAGGCGGCGGGCGGGTTTGCTCCGACCATGGGTATCATTGGCACGGTCATGGGGCTGGTACACGTGCTCGGGAGCCTGAGTGACGTCAGCACGCTTGGGCCCGAGATCGCCACAGCGTTCATCGCCACGCTGTACGGCGTCGCGAGCGCGAACATCTTCTGGCTGCCCGTGGCCAACAAGCTCCGGGCGCGATCGCAGGCGGAGATGCTCGAGCGGGAGATGACGCTCGAAGGCATTCTGTCCATCCAGGCGGGCGAGAACCCGAACGTGCTGCGGCAAAAGCTGCTCTCGTTCTTGGCAGCGTCCGATCGCGTCGAGAAGAAGGCGGGTGTGCAGAGTGGAGCGGCGCAAGAAGCCTAAGCATAAGCAAAACCACGAGCGGTGGCTGGTGACGTACTCCGACCTCATTACGCTCCTGCTCGTGTTTTTCGTCGTCATGTTCGCCATGTCGACCATTGACAAGACGCGCTTCGCCACGCTCGCGGAGTCTCTGTATCAGGCGCTGCACCCCGGACAGCAGGTGCCCATCAACCTGGGCACATCGGCGCTGCTCGAGAGCGGCGATCAGAACAACGGCCAGCAGTTCCCGGATAACCTGCAGAATCCCAACAGTCCCACCAACTCGACGACGTCTCAGAATCAGCAGGCGAATGAGAACCTCGCCGACGCGAAGCAGCTGGACCTACTTTACAGGGAGATTCAACAGTACATCGCCAATCATCACCTGTCCGGCGAAGTACAGGTCGTCGATGAGGCGCGCGGCGTCCAGATCACGATGCGCGACGTGGCGCTTTTCAACACGGGCCAAGCGGTGCTTTTGCCCAAGGCGAGAGCCATCATTCAAGGGTTGATCCCGTTTTTCAAGCAGATCTCGAACGACATTGTCGTCGAGGGCTACACGGACACGCAGCCCATCAACACGCCCATCTATCCGTCGAACTGGGAGCTTTCCGCAGCGCGCGCGATGAGCGTCGTTCGGTTCTTGGCCGATCACGGCATCAATCCCACGCGCTTAGCCGGCATGGGCTACGGTCAGTATCACCCAGTGGCGTCGAACGCCACGCCGGCGGGCCGACAGGCGAATCGGCGCGTGAATATCGTCGTCTTGCGCAAAGCGTATGCTCCGGGCACCGCTCCGGCTCTGCCCACCAACTGAGCCGGAGCTTGCCCTCGCCACTCATCCCTGCCGCTTTCCGGGCTTCTATCCTAATTCCGGGCCCCTATCCCCACGACACGCCTGCTCGCCACACGACGCCAACAGCGCAACCCTTTGCGCCAGTGACTGCCGGTTTTTTATAATGGACGAGGATTGCCTGAGCATCCGTTTCTGCGTTGAAGGGAACGTGTGTTCCCTTTTCCCGGCGGATGTGCTACAGTGTAACCACGTCGATTCCCGTCCGCAGAGAGTCCATGCGCGAGGAGGGCGAGACATGTCCGCGCTACCCGGAAAGTTTGAGCTTGTGACGGATATGAAGCCTCAGGGCGACCAGCCTCAGGCGATCGAGGCACTCGTCGACGGGGTGGAAAGCGGCCTCCGCCATCAGACGCTGCTTGGCGTGACGGGATCGGGCAAGACGTTCACCATGGCCAACATCATCGCGGAGGTCAATCGTCCGACCCTGGTCATTGCGCATAACAAGACGCTGGCGGCTCAGCTGGCCGCAGAGTTTCGCGCCTTTTTTCCCAACAATGCGGTTGAGTATTTCGTGAGCTACTACGATTATTATCAGCCGGAGGCGTACATTCCGTCGACGGACACCTATATTGAAAAGGACGCGAAGATTAACGACGAGATCGACAAGCTGCGCCACTCTGCGACGGCGGCCATCTTGGAGCGCAACGATGTGCTGGTGGTGGCGAGCGTGTCCGCCATCTACGGCCTCGGCAATCCCGCCGAGTACCGCCAACACGTCTTGTCGCTGCGGGTGGGCGCGACGATGGACCGCAATCAGATGCTGCGCAAGCTCGTCGATATGCAATACACCCGTAACGACGTCAACTTCACGCGCGGCACGTTCCGCGTGCGCGGAGATGTGGTGGAGATTTTTCCGGCCTCGCGGGACGAAAACGCCATCCGCGTCGAGTTGTTCGGCGACGAGATCGACCGGATTTCGGAGATCAACGTCCTGACAGGGGAAGTGGTGGCACGAAGAGCCCACTTCAGCGTGTTCCCTGCGTCGCACTATGTCACCTCGCGCGAGCGCCTGGAGAGGGCCATCGAGCGCATTCGCGCGGAGCTGGACGAACGGCTTGCGGAGCTGCGGGCTCAGGGGAAGCTGTTGGAGGCACAGCGGCTGGAGCAGCGCACGCAATACGACATCGAGATGATGCTCGAAATGGGCTTTTGCTCGGGCATCGAGAACTACTCGCGACATCTCGAAGGCCGCGAAGCCGGCGAACCTCCGTACACGCTCTTGGACTACTTTCCGCCTGGCTTCTTGACGTTCATTGACGAGTCCCACGTCACCATTCCCCAGTTGCGCGGCATGTATAACGGCGATCGCAGCCGGAAACTGACGCTGATCGAGCACGGCTTTCGCTTGCCCTCGGCGGCCGACAACCGCCCGCTCAAGTTCGAGGAGTTTGAAAGGGCGGTGGGCCAATGTATTTACGTGAGTGCCACGCCGGGGCCGTATGAACAGAAGCACCAGCAGCGGCTTGCGGAGCAGATCATCCGGCCGACGGGCCTGGTGGATCCCGAGATTCACGTCAGGCCCATCAAAGGGCAGATCGACGACTTGGTCGGTGAGATTCGGGAGCGCATTCGCCGCGACGAACGCGTGCTGGTGACGACGTTGACGAAAAAGATGGCCGAGGACCTGACGGACTATCTCAAGGAGCTCGGCATCAAGGTGCGGTACCTGCACTCTGACATCAAAACCATCGAGCGCATGGTCATTTTGCGAGATCTGCGCCGCGGCGTGTTTGATGTGCTGGTCGGCATCAACCTTCTGCGCGAAGGACTGGACCTGCCTGAAGTCTCGCTGGTGGCCATCCTGGATGCGGACAAGGAGGGCTTCCTGCGGTCGCACACGTCGCTCATCCAGACCATCGGCCGGGCGGCGCGAAACGCGAACGGCACCGTCATCATGTACGCGGACACCATCACGGAGTCGATGCGGATCGCCATCGAAGAGACGGAGCGCAGGCGCCAGAAGCAGATCGCCTACAACCAGGAGCACGGCATTACACCGCAGACCATCCGAAAAGCGGTGCGCGACGTCATCGAGTCGACCAAGGTGGCCGAGTCGGAGGAGGACTACGTGGCGGTGGCTGAGCAGGCCCAACGGCTATCGGGCCGCGAGCGCAAGGAGCTTATCGCCAAGTTGGAAGAGGAAATGAAGGCGGCCGCCAAAGCGCTGGAGTTCGAACGGGCCGCGGAGTTGCGCGATATGATTATGGAACTCATGGACGCGTCGTGAGGCGCGAGGGAAGAAGGAAGACGGTATGCCACAGGACTTCATTCACGTGCGCGGGGCCCGCGTGCACAATTTGAAGAACATCGACGTGAAGATTCCGCGCGACAAGTTCGTCGTGATCACCGGTCTCAGCGGCTCCGGCAAGTCGTCGCTCGCCTTTGACACCATTTACGCGGAGGGACAGCGGCGCTACGTCGAGTCGCTGTCCGCGTATGCACGTCAGTTTCTGGGGCAGATGGACAAGCCGGACGTGGACGCCATCGACGGCTTGTCTCCGGCCATCTCCATTGATCAGAAGACCACGAGCCGGAACCCGCGGTCGACGGTCGGCACGGTGACGGAGATTTACGACTATCTCCGCCTCCTGTTTGCGCGCGTGGGTCAGCCGTTTTGTCCCAACTGCGGCATCCCCATCGAATCGCAGACCGTGGAGCAAATGGTGGACCGCGTGCTGCAGATGCCGGAACGCACGCGGCTGCAGGTCCTGGCGCCGGTCGTGCGCGGGCGCAAAGGCGAGCATCAGCGCGTGCTGGAACAACTGCGCAAGCAGGGCTTCGTGCGCGTGCGCGTCGACGGCGATGTGCGGGATCTCGACGAGGACATTCAACTCGAAAAAAATCGGAAGCACACGATTGAGGTCGTGGTCGATCGCTTGGTGGTGCGCGAGGACATCGCGAGCCGGTTGGCGGACTCCCTCGAGACGGCTCTCGGGCTATCCGGGGGCATTGCGGTCATTGACGTGATCGACGGGGATGAACTGTTGTTCAGTCAAAACGCGGCATGCCCACACTGCGGGTTTTCGGTGGATGAACTGGCGCCGCGCATGTTTTCGTTCAACAGCCCGTTCGGCGCTTGCGAAGCGTGCACGGGCCTCGGCGTCAATCTGGAAGTGGACGAGCAACTTGTCATCCCGAATCCTTCGCTGACGATTGAGGAAGGCGCCATCGCGCCGTGGAGCGGCTCGTTCTCCAACTATTATCCCGAGCTGCTTCGGGCGGCGTGCAAGGCGTTTGGCATTCCGACGGACGTGCCGGTCGCCGAGCTGCCGGACGAGGCGCTCCAGATGCTGCTCCACGGCAACGGGCAATTCATCCGTTTCACGTACGAAAACGACTTTGGTCAGCAAAAGACCGCGCACATTCCGTTTGAGGGCGTCATCCCGAACTTGGAGCGCCGGTATCGGGAGTCCGCGTCCGAATCTATCCGCGAGTTCATCGAGTCGTTCATGAGCGCGAAGCCATGTCCCGCTTGCCAGGGCCGCCGCCTCAAGCCGCAAAGCCTGGCCGTGCGTGTCGGCGGGAAGAACATCGCTGAAGTCACGGAAATGACCGTCTCGGAGGCTCTCGAATTCTTCCAAGGGCTCACGCTCTCCGAAAAGGAGATGCATATCGCGCGCCAGGTGTTGAAGGAGATCGAGAGCAGACTCGGGTTTCTTCGGGACGTTGGACTCGATTACCTGACGCTGGCGAGATCGGCCGGCACGCTGTCCGGCGGAGAGGCGCAGCGGATTCGCCTGGCCACGCAACTCGGCTCCTCGCTCATGGGCGTTCTCTACATCCTCGACGAGCCGAGCATTGGACTGCACCAGCGGGACAACGAGAGGCTCATCCGAACGCTCGAGCACATGCGGGACCTCGGCAACACGCTCATTGTGGTGGAGCACGACGAGGACACGATGCTCGCGGCGGACTACATCATCGACATGGGCCCGGGCGCTGGCATTCACGGCGGCGAGGTGGTGGCTCAGGGCACGCCGGCGGAGATCATGGAACATCCGGCATCGCTGACGGGCCAGTATCTGTCCGGCAGGCGTTTCATCCCCGTCCCCGATGAGCGGCGAAAGCCGGACGGCCGATGGCTCGAGGTGCGAGGCGCCCGCGAGAACAACCTGAAGGGCATCGATGTCAAGATTCCCATCGGCCTCTTCACCTGTGTGACGGGCGTGTCCGGATCGGGCAAGTCCACGCTCGTGAACGAGATCCTGCACAAGGCCCTCGCGAGAGACCTGAACCGAGCGCGGGTCAAGCCGGGCGATCACGACGCGATCCTGGGGCTCGAGTACTTGGACAAAGTGGTGGACATCGACCAGTCGCCCATCGGCCGGACGCCGCGATCGAACCCGGCCACCTATACGGGCGTGTTCGACGACA harbors:
- a CDS encoding zinc metalloprotease, producing the protein MHVMANGWWALVGLLILSFVLNPYHYLATGFVIWDLVRNVRRERMWFGVRVTRIGKTLLLRYARACAVGLVASLALLAAGVEVTWPSVVYVCVVSILLGVIRSRLAAAPIAIAVSVVLSSLLRLYHGAIPGNWAPLWQAVAEMPRASWLAVGAAAVLAEAVLSLWGIRDAILPALVTSRRGRRMGAMKLQLGYVVPVAVWIQPFARPHLAFSPGWHPWHIAAGQPLAWFAIPLALGWHALLTSVKVERALHYLRWLDVARGVILIAGFVGARMWRAESALYAAVALVALTEIYRFALARMDRNREPRFAPDSGGLRVLYVIRGSLAERLGIKPGELISHVNQAPVRTEYDFHFALEQNPAYARFQLTDDRGEPRLVSSPVYEGERHHLGIIFVLPGDEPVLRLKRPFGFLETLYLRVQGDVRRGSPSSRS
- the uvrB gene encoding excinuclease ABC subunit UvrB, with protein sequence MSALPGKFELVTDMKPQGDQPQAIEALVDGVESGLRHQTLLGVTGSGKTFTMANIIAEVNRPTLVIAHNKTLAAQLAAEFRAFFPNNAVEYFVSYYDYYQPEAYIPSTDTYIEKDAKINDEIDKLRHSATAAILERNDVLVVASVSAIYGLGNPAEYRQHVLSLRVGATMDRNQMLRKLVDMQYTRNDVNFTRGTFRVRGDVVEIFPASRDENAIRVELFGDEIDRISEINVLTGEVVARRAHFSVFPASHYVTSRERLERAIERIRAELDERLAELRAQGKLLEAQRLEQRTQYDIEMMLEMGFCSGIENYSRHLEGREAGEPPYTLLDYFPPGFLTFIDESHVTIPQLRGMYNGDRSRKLTLIEHGFRLPSAADNRPLKFEEFERAVGQCIYVSATPGPYEQKHQQRLAEQIIRPTGLVDPEIHVRPIKGQIDDLVGEIRERIRRDERVLVTTLTKKMAEDLTDYLKELGIKVRYLHSDIKTIERMVILRDLRRGVFDVLVGINLLREGLDLPEVSLVAILDADKEGFLRSHTSLIQTIGRAARNANGTVIMYADTITESMRIAIEETERRRQKQIAYNQEHGITPQTIRKAVRDVIESTKVAESEEDYVAVAEQAQRLSGRERKELIAKLEEEMKAAAKALEFERAAELRDMIMELMDAS
- a CDS encoding flagellar motor protein MotB, whose translation is MERRKKPKHKQNHERWLVTYSDLITLLLVFFVVMFAMSTIDKTRFATLAESLYQALHPGQQVPINLGTSALLESGDQNNGQQFPDNLQNPNSPTNSTTSQNQQANENLADAKQLDLLYREIQQYIANHHLSGEVQVVDEARGVQITMRDVALFNTGQAVLLPKARAIIQGLIPFFKQISNDIVVEGYTDTQPINTPIYPSNWELSAARAMSVVRFLADHGINPTRLAGMGYGQYHPVASNATPAGRQANRRVNIVVLRKAYAPGTAPALPTN
- the ftsE gene encoding cell division ATP-binding protein FtsE yields the protein MIEMQDVWKEYPNGTQALNGISVRIQKGEFVYIVGPSGAGKSTFIKLMYREERPTRGHIFINGFNIEKLKDRKIPLLRRTIGVVFQDFKLLPKLTAAENVAFALEVIGAPPKYIRKRVKEVLEQVGLEDKMNMYPHQLSGGEQQRVAVARSLANNPAVVIADEPTGNLDPETSWDVMRLFQRINDLGTTIVMATHNREIVNTMRRRVIAIENGVIVRDEEKGYYGYDD
- a CDS encoding flagellar motor protein; its protein translation is MDLATVLGLLLGIGGLLGGYILDKGSIAALIQPSAMMIVFGGTLGATMLSSPLKVFLSLPKYLRIAFFAPKRDPRAQIDQLVDLAVMARREGILALEDHVNSFDDAFMRNGVRLIVDGIDPELVKDMLQTELAHIEERHEVGINMFEAAGGFAPTMGIIGTVMGLVHVLGSLSDVSTLGPEIATAFIATLYGVASANIFWLPVANKLRARSQAEMLEREMTLEGILSIQAGENPNVLRQKLLSFLAASDRVEKKAGVQSGAAQEA
- the menC gene encoding o-succinylbenzoate synthase; translated protein: MIRTCILYRLSLPLKIPMRTAHGDVREKQAILVQLVDCDGIEGWAECVALPEPTYTEECTDTAWTVLVHHLVPRLARWVRSLGRDIDPQHVYESFRDVRGNAMSVAALEMALWDWYAARTNQPLAKLLGAARDRVEVGATIGIMDSDDALIQSVDAAVEQGFRRIKLKIAPGRDRDMIEAVRRRYPDLPMAVDANGSYAQTDAPLLQALDAYHLQFIEQPFPDDDWFDLAELQASLQTPLCLDESVRSAREVKLAVRLGAGRVLNLKAGRLGGFGRLLRVLRASTLAGMSAWVGGMYETGVGRAHGLIAAALPGMRYPTDLGPADRYFEEDVLREPISFAEPGTIRVPDWAGLSDHVDRDAVERFCTATWKASFADF
- the uvrA gene encoding excinuclease ABC subunit UvrA, which translates into the protein MPQDFIHVRGARVHNLKNIDVKIPRDKFVVITGLSGSGKSSLAFDTIYAEGQRRYVESLSAYARQFLGQMDKPDVDAIDGLSPAISIDQKTTSRNPRSTVGTVTEIYDYLRLLFARVGQPFCPNCGIPIESQTVEQMVDRVLQMPERTRLQVLAPVVRGRKGEHQRVLEQLRKQGFVRVRVDGDVRDLDEDIQLEKNRKHTIEVVVDRLVVREDIASRLADSLETALGLSGGIAVIDVIDGDELLFSQNAACPHCGFSVDELAPRMFSFNSPFGACEACTGLGVNLEVDEQLVIPNPSLTIEEGAIAPWSGSFSNYYPELLRAACKAFGIPTDVPVAELPDEALQMLLHGNGQFIRFTYENDFGQQKTAHIPFEGVIPNLERRYRESASESIREFIESFMSAKPCPACQGRRLKPQSLAVRVGGKNIAEVTEMTVSEALEFFQGLTLSEKEMHIARQVLKEIESRLGFLRDVGLDYLTLARSAGTLSGGEAQRIRLATQLGSSLMGVLYILDEPSIGLHQRDNERLIRTLEHMRDLGNTLIVVEHDEDTMLAADYIIDMGPGAGIHGGEVVAQGTPAEIMEHPASLTGQYLSGRRFIPVPDERRKPDGRWLEVRGARENNLKGIDVKIPIGLFTCVTGVSGSGKSTLVNEILHKALARDLNRARVKPGDHDAILGLEYLDKVVDIDQSPIGRTPRSNPATYTGVFDDIRDLFASTNEAKMRGYKKGRFSFNVRGGRCEACKGDGIIKIEMHFLPDVYVPCEVCKGKRYNRETLEVTFKGKNIADVLDMTVEDACAFFENIPRIRRRLQTLVDVGLGYIKLGQPATTLSGGEAQRVKLASELHRRSNGRTLYILDEPTTGLHVADIERLLTVLHRLVENGDTVLVIEHNLDVIKTADYLIDLGPEGGSRGGEVVAAGSPEEICRNARSHTGRFLGPILERDRARMAGRRALDLEAARD
- the ftsX gene encoding permease-like cell division protein FtsX, with the protein product MMTRWIRHVREGIKNVVRNGWMSFAALSAVVVTLAVLGFSLILTFNVQQMSNSVTGQLEFSAFLNVNASEQQGKVVAQEIRELPGVASVQVISKNEGLQQMKQELGQELSDVLNAFKQNPLPIQIVVKPQDPHQIDRLAKEVSEIPGVAAVRDPHKLAAAIFRTLAVVRDVGIVFVVGLIVTSMFLISNTIRMTIFHRRREIEIMKLVGATNWFIRWPFIIEGMIIGLVGSAIPVALLVYGYRSLYVKAKGVFSGLAFPLVQASQIEVKLAVILIAMGLLIGMWGGVITVRRFLRV